In Besnoitia besnoiti strain Bb-Ger1 chromosome I, whole genome shotgun sequence, the genomic window GCGGCGCTGGTCGGCTGCAGCCAGGCGCACTGTCCTACGCGCTCCGATggcgagcagacgcagggcggcagcgtctgcgggcgcaacgctgcgtcggcgctggGCTGGGGGGCGAACGGGGTCTTCGGGGTGGGACCTGGAGGCCCCGGGGTtcgttcgctgccgccgctgtcgccgcagaTCCCCTGGACGTGCGCGCCGGAGAGCTTTCCCGACACCCCGTTGGCAGGCTACGACACTCGGCAGCTGTTTTCGCGGTTGGACCTTGACACTctctttttcgtcttttACTATCAACAGGTAGGCTGATCGAGCTGCCAGCGCGAAGGAGGGGGAAGAGACGTGCAGCAAAGGACGAAAAAGGGATGCGCGAGCAGAGGGAGGTGAAGCAGCtccggagggcgacgccttgagtgctggcgcggcggctggggtCGGGGGAGACacgaggggagagagagccaaaggcgcgcggcgcgtgtcgcTGCATGTCTGTGTCGCGTTTTGTTTCCAGGGGACGTATCAACAATATTTGGCAGCTCGCGAGCTGAAGCGCCAGTCCTGGAGATACCACAAGAAATATTTGACTTGGTTCCAGCGCCACGAAGAGCCGCGAATCACGGCGGACAAATACGAGCAGGGCACGTACGTCTACTTTGACTACGACTCAGGTATGGCAAACATTGGAGAAcacgtcgcctccgcgggtaACGGACAAGACTCTCGCGTGGAATCCACACAGTCGCAGGTacctctctgcttctgctgagGCGTGAACGGTCGAGTTCGAAGGttcagaagaaaaaagcTTTTCTCTCGCAACTGTgcagtcgcggcggcgcgtggagcGGCGGCCTGGCAGCTAGGCTGGACCGCCATGCCGCGCATCTGTTTACTCAGTGGTGAACTATCATTTTTGCAAGCATTtgcctctgccggcgcgtggcgccggcgccgccgtctcgctgACAGAGGCGGTCGAGGCGTGGAAGGCTTGGCATTTAGTCTGGAGAAGTTGAGGCGTTATTGTTTCTGTGCTTGCGGGACCTCGTTTTGAATTCACCGTGATCTTTTTCTGAGTCTCTCGCGCAGGGTGGTGCTCGAAGATCAAGCAAGACTTCACATTCGAGTACTGTTGGCTCGAGGACGAGCTCGCCGTCTagggctgcggcgacgcgcagagagagaagccagACACCAGCGGGACATCTCGAGActgcggaagcgagagagggaaggcgaTCAGAAGACGAATGCAggcagagcgaggaaggcgcgggatGCAGCGAAGGAGCGCGGATGCAGCGCCAGCAAGCAAGGAGAAGATAGGgggagaagggcgacgcagaaagagccgcgcatgcgtggcGGTCGTGCGCCTAATCCGGCGCGTGGAGGGCTGCGGTAGACGAGAAAAACTCGACAGAGGGGGCGGGAGACGCAAGAAAACGACGCGTCTCtcaggcgctggcgctctgcctgagagcggcgcagagagagagagcagccTCGGGCGTCTATTGGAGGGTGAAGAACTTCGGGCGCGTGAGTTCGTCCTgctcgcagagagacgccgtgAGGCGAACTGCAGGGGGGGAGGTttgagggagaggaggcgcggctgtgTTTGCTTGTCTGCGGAGAGAGTCTCCAGATAAGTGACATACCGTTTTCATCTGCCGGTTTTTTGTGTCAAGCGTTCGGGTGAagaggagcgcgagagacgttGAGTTCGGCCGTCGGTCCGCTGCCGCGAGGACTGTCGGCGCGTGTTTCCTTCGTTCTCTTTGCGCGTcttgttttttctgtttcaTTCCGTTCCCTTTTTCGTCTCGAAGTCCCGCTTCTTGTTCGGTTTCCCTGTGCAGTCAAAGGTCGCCGTGCGGGTGCCGCGCCGAGAGATCGACAGACACCACCAACACGTAGACGTTGTATTTCAATGAAAATATTGCGGAAAATTCGGAGCGCAACTACATACCTGAGGGTTTACGGTGCCTCAGTTTTACTGATTATCTCTTGCTGTCGTCTCACGCGCGTTCCGTGGGTTCTCTCTTGGTCGAGTAGCTCGCTCGAGTCACTGCAGACTGACAGATCCGGCTTCGCACCAGTGCGGCGAGAGGGGGAAATGGCTTCGAGCCCAGCCCGCAGACGCTCCAAAACCACGAAAAATCTGAGACACGGAAACAAAGAGAGCTACGCACTTCAGAGAGTAGTAGACACTGAAGACTAGTAGCTACGCTCTTCAAGAAGTCTCATACAAGAAACCCAGATAGCTGTCCGTCTTCCGCTCTTCCGCCCTGAGTGCGATCACTCTGGGCAACGGTGTGGCGGTCCGCTTTGGACCCAAGGGTGGGTAGCCGGCAGCAGGTTCTACACGGGGGTCGGCTACTTGTCGAGCGAAACACGTGTCTGCGACTGCGAGTATGCATGTATTTGTGTGGGTGCAGAATTCGAGCGCGGGTGATTTGGCACGGAGCGCCTTGCTCTCTGTGGGCACGCAGTTCGGCGAGACAGAAGCGAGAAACGACTTCATGAAAGCGCAGTTCAGGCGCGAGGCACTTTGCTTGGGGGCATCTGCGAGGTGTGGATGTGCCCctgagggcgccgcgcagttTTCAAGGATTTAACGGATGAAGCCAAGAGCGTGGGTTCGCGGCGAGACGGAAACAACAAAGCGGAAGTCCCACCGAATGCGGCAAAAGAGCtcgtcgctcttctcgctggcCGTTCAAGTTCGTGGTCAAAGAGGAACAAAAACAACGGGCAAAAGCGTCAGAAGCTGCCTCCAGGCATCGAAATCCGCGACGAACGCCAGGCTCTCCAACAAGATTCTACCCAACAAAAACCATGAAGGCCTGCTTTCACGACAAAAAACTTGTcggctcctccgcagccAGCAAAACCGGGCCTCGTCGGTTCAACGTGAAGAAAATGCAACTCAAGAGACTTGTTGACATCGGCACGCTCGAAATACACTCAGAAACGTTCAGAGGTGGAGCAACTGAaacgcgcgccgacgcctcctccATACAGTCACGCCAGTCTCACACGTGGGCGCCCCGCTGCGCATCAAGATATACAAAAGCACAGACATGAAAGGCCGCGGCACAGATTAatgcctctccgcgcggccgtcgccctgcttctcgtctccctcttcctctgcggcccTGTCGACGTGTTTCCGTTTTCATACACGCATGCGGAGCTGCGCaagctctcctcgcggcctggcggcctcgcgtctcagtccgcctcctccgcatgCATCCGTCGTCCTTCCGCCGCAGTCGATTTGCGAAGCTCATCGACGCGCGCAGGGCTCTCAGACCACTTCCCTCGCTGACTTAAGCCGCGATGAAATCAAgttgccgcctccgcgcggagaagcgcagcCGCTACGAGACGAAAGAAGGGCGGCCTCGGAGACTTGCGCGAAccgagcgagcgcgaagtCGCAAGAGGAGACTCCCAGTGAAAACGAATCGTAACTCCGCCTTCACTGCGCTCTGCAGACCTGAAACGCTTCAAATATTTCCGTACGTCTTGGAGACAGCCTGCGAAGAAgccagagacagacagcgcgGAGAAATCTTATCGCAGGATctgagaagaagcggaagcagctCCGAGGCAAGTACAATTTGAAAGCTTTGGCGCGCTCTTTGAGACCTCCACAGTGAGCGGGAAATTAACTGCGCCTTGAGCGTTCAATCGCTGCGTCGATGCCTCTGTCAATCGCGCTTCGCGCACTGTCCGCCGCGAGAAAGGAATTTCATACGCTGGAGTCACCATATACATGCAGGTGTATACAGCTCGACACACATACAAGCAGGCAGAAGTGCATCCATAAGCGATAAAAAGCATGAAATGGGCAGGCGTTCAGTGCGCTACGCGGTCGTAGAGATGTATTCAGGCGTAGGAAGGCCCCTAATTTCTATGCATGCGACGCAGGACACAGCCAAGAGTATCAGCAGAAGCGGGGAGATACGGGAACCAGTCGGCGAGACGCCTCCATCAAAAAACGGCCATAAGGTTTTCAAGTACTTCAGCGGACTCACTTTCACTGCGTGCGATCCATGGCGCTCGAGCTCCGTCCACTGAAGGCAAGGAGGTCAACGCAGACGTGAGGCATCAGCTGCCTTGCTGCCATGGACGCAACAGATCTACTCGCGGATTCGAGGTcacgtctctcctcgcgcaaaTACTCTCCGCGCCGACCTCCGCCTCTATTTTCCGCTCGCTAGTCCTGCCTGAGACAcacggcgtctgcctcgagtTTGTCTATCTACCATTCCCCCTTTCtttcccctcctccccctcccccctcctctcctgtctctttccctctttttcttcctggCTCTCTAGCCACTCACTTGAGAGGAGCTGACGCTCGACTTGCTTCCAGAGCGCACGTAGGCCTCGGATTTGGCACGAACTTGATGGAACGtgaggctgccgctgcgcgtgagctcctgcggcctgccggcggcgagcgcagccgcagccgcagcggctggcgtcgtcgtcgtcgcgtggttggcggcggagccgctgaAAAAGTGCGACGGGGCGTAGTAGGCGGGCGTGTTGCTCGAcgtggcgccggcggtcgggctgacgcgcgcgggcgaggcgcccgccggcggcgcggcttggtgctgcgcagaggagacgagggtCGAGGTTGGGTACGCCGCATAGCGGgacgccgcggtcgcggaggtagtcgcgccgcccgccggcaCCCCCGAgcccgcgcgctgcgacgcATGCGACGCGCTCAGGTAGACatacgaggaggaaggcgaagaagaggccgccggcgaagacgcggcaacgtacgccgccgcaggaTAGGACGGatacgccgccgccgcggaggcctgcggcgaagcggctgcggtcgccgcctggGCTGCATAGGCCGCGTgggccggcgcgccggcggccgggGGACTTGCGCTTCCGGCGCCCTTGGCGTAgagcgccgaagacgagccgctcgccgcggagcgactgttcgtgcgctgcggcggtgaTCCTCCAGAGGAAGcggtgcgcggctgcgacgagggcgtccctccggcgggcgccgcgtgggCTCCCGACGAGACGCGGGTGCCTGAAGAAGAGTGATGCGACGAGGAGTGATGCGACGAGGAGTGATGCGACGAGGAGTGGTGCGACGAGGAGTGGTGCGACGAGGAGTGGTGCGACGAGGAGTGGTGCGACGAGGTGTGgtgcgaagacgacgaggagtgATGCCGccccgaggaggacgccgcgagacgctgACGCCGCTGGTCGTGTTTCTTCTTGATCACCTCCGAGTACACTTTGTCTCGGTAGTCCTCCACAGA contains:
- a CDS encoding putative cell-cycle-assocaited protein kinase ERK7 (encoded by transcript BESB_008700); translation: MTDEVDKHVLRKYDILQKLGKGAYGIVWKSTDRRTNETVALKKIFDAFQNATDAQRTFREIMFLQELAGHDNIVRLMNVLKADNDRDIYLVFDYMETDLHAVIRADILEEIHKQYIVYQLLRAIKFMHSGELLHRDMKPSNVLLNSECHVKVADFGLARSVAHNEAASQDGGNPVLTDYVATRWYRAPEILLGSTCYTKGVDMWSLGCILGELLSGRPIFPGTSTMNQLERIMTLTGRPSAEDIDAIKSPFAATMMESLPLGKVKSFKDAFPNASPEALDLLKQLLQFNPNKRISAEKGLQHPYIRQFHSPEDEPVCGKIITIPIDDNTKYSVEDYRDKVYSEVIKKKHDQRRQRLAASSSGRHHSSSSSHHTSSHHSSSHHSSSHHSSSHHSSSHHSSSHHSSSHHSSSGTRVSSGAHAAPAGGTPSSQPRTASSGGSPPQRTNSRSAASGSSSALYAKGAGSASPPAAGAPAHAAYAAQAATAAASPQASAAAAYPSYPAAAYVAASSPAASSSPSSSYVYLSASHASQRAGSGVPAGGATTSATAASRYAAYPTSTLVSSAQHQAAPPAGASPARVSPTAGATSSNTPAYYAPSHFFSGSAANHATTTTPAAAAAAALAAGRPQELTRSGSLTFHQVRAKSEAYVRSGSKSSVSSSQVSG